The following are encoded in a window of Nitrospirota bacterium genomic DNA:
- the dnaK gene encoding molecular chaperone DnaK yields the protein MGKVIGIDLGTTNSCVSIMSGGEPIVIANAEGARTTPSVVAITEKGERLVGQIAKRQAITNPENTIFSVKRLMGRKFSSKQVADAAKRLPYKVIEGDNGDAYVELRGKRYSPPEVSAMILQKMRQTAEDYLGEKVTEAVITVPAYFDDSQRQATKDAGQVAGLTVLRIINEPTAAALAYGLDKKKDERVAVYDLGGGTFDVSILEIGDGVFEVKSTNGDTYLGGDDFDQRVMDWLVDEFKKDQGIDLRKDRMALQRLKEAAERAKIELSSSQDTEINLPFITADATGPKHLVMKLTRAKLEQLVDDLIKRSIEPCKKALSDAGVSARDINEVVLVGGMTRMPKVIQAVKEFFGKEPHRGVNPDEVVAIGAGIQGGVLKGEVKDVLLLDVTPLSLGIETLGGVFTKLIERNTTVPTKKSQVFSTAADNQTAVTIRVFQGEREMANDNKLLGQFDLVGLPPAPRGMPQVEVTFDIDANGIVHVSAKDLATQKEQSIKITASSGLSKEEVEKLVKDAQAHTDEDKKRRKTAEAKNQADTLIYQTEKNLSEHGDKIAAEDKTKVEEAVAALKKAMEGTDPEAIESATQALTTASHKLAEEMYKAASASAAAGNGASAEGGAGAGETKTDEKVVDAEFEEVDKEKK from the coding sequence ATGGGCAAAGTGATCGGCATCGACCTTGGAACCACAAACTCCTGCGTTTCTATCATGAGCGGTGGCGAACCGATTGTGATCGCCAACGCAGAAGGCGCCCGCACGACACCGTCCGTCGTCGCCATCACCGAGAAGGGCGAACGTCTCGTCGGACAAATCGCGAAGCGCCAGGCTATTACCAATCCGGAGAACACGATTTTCTCTGTGAAACGTCTGATGGGCCGCAAGTTCAGCAGCAAGCAAGTGGCGGACGCCGCCAAACGCTTGCCCTATAAAGTGATCGAGGGTGACAACGGCGATGCCTACGTCGAATTGCGGGGCAAGCGCTACAGCCCGCCGGAAGTCTCCGCCATGATTTTGCAAAAGATGCGGCAGACCGCAGAAGACTATCTCGGTGAAAAGGTCACCGAAGCGGTCATCACCGTCCCGGCTTATTTCGACGACAGCCAACGCCAGGCCACCAAAGATGCAGGCCAGGTCGCGGGCTTGACCGTCCTCCGCATCATTAACGAACCGACCGCCGCAGCCCTGGCCTACGGTCTGGACAAGAAGAAAGACGAGCGGGTTGCCGTCTACGATTTGGGCGGCGGGACCTTCGACGTCTCCATCCTTGAGATCGGCGACGGTGTCTTCGAAGTCAAGTCCACCAACGGCGACACCTACCTCGGCGGCGACGATTTCGATCAGCGCGTCATGGACTGGTTGGTCGATGAGTTCAAAAAGGATCAAGGCATCGATCTCCGGAAGGATCGGATGGCCCTTCAACGGCTGAAAGAGGCCGCGGAACGCGCCAAGATCGAATTGTCCTCGTCGCAGGACACCGAGATCAACCTCCCGTTCATCACGGCCGACGCGACCGGCCCCAAGCACCTGGTCATGAAGCTGACCCGTGCAAAGCTTGAGCAATTGGTCGACGACCTGATTAAACGGTCCATCGAGCCTTGTAAAAAGGCGCTCTCCGACGCCGGTGTTTCGGCACGCGACATCAACGAAGTCGTCCTCGTCGGCGGCATGACCCGCATGCCCAAGGTCATTCAGGCCGTCAAAGAATTCTTCGGAAAAGAACCACACCGGGGTGTGAACCCTGACGAAGTGGTCGCCATCGGCGCCGGCATTCAAGGCGGCGTGCTCAAAGGCGAAGTGAAGGACGTGCTGCTCCTCGACGTGACGCCGCTCTCGCTGGGCATCGAAACCCTCGGCGGGGTCTTCACGAAGTTAATCGAGCGGAACACGACTGTTCCGACGAAAAAGAGCCAGGTCTTCTCGACGGCGGCCGACAATCAAACGGCGGTGACCATTCGAGTCTTCCAAGGCGAACGCGAGATGGCGAACGACAACAAACTCCTGGGCCAATTCGACTTGGTCGGCCTGCCTCCTGCGCCCCGCGGGATGCCGCAAGTTGAAGTGACCTTCGACATCGATGCGAACGGCATCGTCCATGTCTCGGCCAAAGATTTGGCGACACAGAAGGAACAGTCCATCAAGATTACGGCGTCCAGCGGCTTGAGCAAGGAAGAAGTCGAAAAACTGGTGAAGGATGCCCAGGCCCATACGGATGAGGATAAGAAGCGGCGGAAGACCGCGGAGGCCAAAAACCAGGCCGACACGCTGATCTACCAGACGGAAAAAAACCTGAGCGAACATGGCGACAAAATCGCCGCTGAGGACAAGACCAAAGTCGAGGAAGCCGTGGCCGCGCTGAAGAAAGCGATGGAAGGCACGGATCCCGAGGCGATCGAGTCAGCCACCCAGGCCTTGACGACCGCATCCCACAAGTTGGCTGAGGAAATGTACAAAGCAGCCTCGGCATCAGCGGCAGCCGGAAACGGCGCCAGCGCCGAAGGCGGCGCAGGAGCCGGCGAGACCAAGACGGATGAAAAAGTCGTCGACGCAGAATTTGAAGAAGTAGACAAAGAAAAGAAGTAA
- a CDS encoding biotin--[acetyl-CoA-carboxylase] ligase, which translates to MQPSPPLTRNTIYSTLSTTWLGRRIELFDSIASTNREAIRLAQANVEHGTVVVADSQSAGRGRLARTWFSPPGSNLYCSAILKATRPPERLTEWLSWLPLISALAAAEAIEAVSSLHVSVKWPNDLLISERKVGGILCESGAGTGSTPFQVIGIGLNVNVEQQDWPEELRETATSIWREQQRVVDRNRLLAQLLLELEHCIEELALHGASRLSLAYHQRCSTIGQRVKAILANGDLCVGVAEGIGQDGALMLRPDETRPGPKKPAILHLRVADIIHVRT; encoded by the coding sequence GTGCAACCTTCGCCGCCCCTCACTCGCAATACAATCTACAGTACCCTGTCGACCACCTGGCTGGGGCGTCGCATCGAACTGTTCGACTCCATCGCTTCAACAAATCGAGAAGCGATTCGCCTCGCACAGGCAAACGTGGAGCATGGTACGGTCGTCGTCGCCGATAGCCAGTCCGCTGGCCGCGGGAGGCTCGCCAGAACCTGGTTTTCTCCGCCCGGCTCTAATCTCTATTGCTCCGCCATCCTCAAAGCCACACGCCCACCGGAGCGCCTCACGGAATGGCTCTCCTGGCTCCCGCTCATCTCTGCTCTGGCCGCCGCCGAAGCGATTGAAGCCGTCTCGTCCCTCCACGTCTCTGTGAAATGGCCCAACGATCTCCTCATCTCGGAGAGGAAAGTCGGCGGAATTCTCTGTGAGAGCGGCGCCGGGACAGGATCAACGCCATTCCAGGTGATCGGGATCGGGCTCAACGTCAATGTCGAACAACAGGATTGGCCGGAAGAACTTCGCGAAACCGCCACGTCGATCTGGCGCGAGCAACAACGAGTCGTTGACCGCAATCGGCTCCTCGCCCAACTTCTCCTCGAACTCGAACATTGTATTGAAGAGTTGGCTCTCCACGGAGCCAGTCGGCTTTCATTGGCCTATCACCAGCGCTGCTCGACCATCGGACAGCGAGTCAAGGCCATCTTGGCCAACGGAGACCTCTGCGTGGGAGTCGCCGAAGGAATCGGCCAGGACGGAGCCTTGATGTTACGACCGGACGAGACCAGACCAGGACCAAAGAAACCGGCAATCCTACATCTGCGCGTGGCTGACATTATTCACGTGAGGACCTAA
- the nadC gene encoding carboxylating nicotinate-nucleotide diphosphorylase — protein MIKAPVADIHRAVRLALQEDLPQGDVTTAVLFPSPVPARARIVAQQSLVVAGLAAAIHVFRSIDPTLILSIHRQDGERAEDGDCLLQIEGDGRSILTAERVALNFLQHLSGIATLTSQFCDAVRGYPVTILDTRKTTPGLRVLQKWAVLLGGGTNHRPSLSDGILIKDNHLALLSRTTMPIKTACRKANAKAPSGMTVIVEVESLAEVKQALAEQVDIILLDNMTPAMVRRAVNLIKGHALVEVSGGITLSNVRAMAESGPDRISIGALTHSAPAATLSLELEPSRLLRKSTRSEKTHVASRRR, from the coding sequence ATGATCAAGGCTCCAGTTGCCGACATCCACCGCGCCGTCAGGCTGGCGCTCCAGGAAGACCTCCCGCAGGGCGACGTCACAACTGCCGTCCTCTTTCCTTCTCCGGTCCCGGCGCGCGCACGCATCGTCGCGCAGCAATCACTGGTGGTTGCAGGCCTCGCCGCAGCCATTCATGTTTTTCGCTCCATCGACCCGACACTCATCCTCTCCATCCATCGCCAGGATGGGGAACGGGCAGAGGATGGAGACTGTCTCCTCCAGATCGAAGGCGATGGACGATCCATCCTCACGGCGGAACGAGTCGCCTTAAACTTTCTCCAACACCTCTCAGGCATCGCCACCCTGACAAGCCAATTTTGCGATGCCGTTCGCGGATACCCCGTCACCATTTTAGACACGAGAAAGACCACCCCTGGGTTACGTGTGCTTCAGAAATGGGCAGTCCTCCTCGGCGGAGGCACGAATCACCGCCCGTCCCTGAGCGACGGCATCCTCATCAAGGACAATCATCTGGCGCTTCTAAGCCGCACGACCATGCCCATCAAAACTGCCTGCCGCAAGGCCAACGCCAAAGCCCCCAGCGGCATGACCGTTATTGTGGAAGTTGAATCCTTGGCGGAGGTGAAACAGGCCCTCGCAGAGCAAGTCGATATCATCCTGCTGGATAACATGACCCCGGCCATGGTGCGTCGCGCCGTCAATCTGATCAAAGGCCATGCACTCGTGGAAGTATCAGGCGGAATCACGTTGAGCAATGTGCGGGCGATGGCGGAATCCGGCCCGGATCGCATCTCCATCGGCGCCCTCACCCATTCGGCTCCCGCCGCAACGCTCAGCCTGGAACTCGAACCATCTCGCCTGCTCCGCAAATCTACCAGGTCAGAAAAAACCCATGTTGCCTCACGAAGGCGCTGA
- a CDS encoding response regulator: MASTIFIVDSSPAVRRLVEQISTPEGCDVVGFQDAPTALEAARRMSPHLIIADYHLENMTFSGFCKEIYKLDNLAETSIVSLISQSDRIDETHLRSLGVKLFLKKPFQSEDLIEVIKDLETQQASRTNGTKKKSRSWPPVSSATDSDDEDEFNDDSATEEEEQVIAPHPQPKEPPVTTTTAAQASIPEPEEAMKGLFGQLLQSMSERTEKNIADLLPQMVGKDLATLVAKAVETEVQRNIGAALTEERLTEVLEPMLVTALPKILSREMALLEPTIRQSIFDIASPLIKDRIDQLVLEQTNTVRTLLPDMVREQIGSIEELLKKEIQQAAAKQTAGMVEALVLTTAHEQVEEAVQRLVPGLAEVQIKTEIERLTQAA; the protein is encoded by the coding sequence GTGGCTTCTACCATCTTTATCGTCGACAGTAGCCCCGCTGTCCGTCGGTTGGTCGAGCAGATTTCCACGCCGGAAGGCTGTGATGTCGTGGGATTCCAGGATGCCCCCACCGCCTTAGAAGCGGCACGCCGAATGAGCCCCCACCTCATCATTGCCGACTATCATTTAGAGAACATGACATTTTCTGGGTTCTGCAAGGAAATCTACAAGCTGGATAACTTGGCAGAAACCTCTATTGTCTCCCTGATCAGCCAATCAGACCGCATCGATGAAACCCACTTACGTTCATTGGGTGTGAAGCTGTTCCTCAAGAAACCCTTTCAGTCAGAAGACCTCATCGAGGTGATCAAAGATCTGGAAACACAACAGGCATCCAGGACGAATGGAACAAAGAAGAAATCGCGTTCCTGGCCGCCGGTTTCAAGCGCGACAGACTCGGATGATGAGGACGAATTCAACGATGACAGCGCAACCGAAGAAGAAGAACAGGTGATCGCACCCCACCCTCAACCGAAAGAACCCCCTGTGACCACAACCACTGCCGCGCAGGCTTCGATACCCGAACCTGAAGAGGCGATGAAGGGCCTCTTCGGTCAACTTCTTCAGTCTATGTCAGAACGCACGGAAAAAAACATTGCCGACCTGCTTCCCCAGATGGTGGGAAAAGATCTGGCCACTCTCGTGGCCAAGGCCGTGGAGACAGAGGTACAACGCAACATAGGTGCGGCGCTCACGGAAGAGCGGTTGACAGAAGTGCTTGAGCCGATGCTCGTCACGGCACTCCCGAAGATCCTCTCACGGGAAATGGCCCTGCTCGAACCTACCATTCGACAAAGCATTTTCGATATCGCGAGCCCCCTGATCAAGGACCGCATCGATCAACTCGTCCTGGAACAAACCAACACCGTGCGTACCCTCTTGCCCGATATGGTTCGAGAACAAATCGGGTCGATCGAGGAACTCCTGAAGAAGGAAATCCAACAGGCTGCCGCCAAGCAGACTGCCGGAATGGTCGAAGCACTTGTTCTGACAACGGCTCACGAACAGGTGGAAGAGGCTGTTCAGCGTCTGGTCCCCGGCCTGGCTGAAGTGCAGATCAAAACAGAGATCGAACGCCTCACACAAGCCGCATAG
- a CDS encoding type III pantothenate kinase, whose amino-acid sequence MLLVVDIGNTNIVWGVYEDRALAAHWRIATDVKKTSDEYGILFANLLAAAGIPTQRLTGAIVSSVVPALTETVEQMLEQYFYQRALVVSSNTDTGLTLRYDNPKEIGSDRLVNAAAAYHKYRRDLIIVDFGTATTFCVITAEGHYLGGVIAPGLGISAEALFTRAAKLAKVELIRPKTVIGTDTASSIQSGLLFGYAGLVDTVVHRMEQELGRSTYVIGTGGLSSILASETTTIQRIEPLLTLEGLELLYRRAQGASLPSLQV is encoded by the coding sequence ATGCTTCTTGTCGTCGATATCGGCAACACCAATATTGTCTGGGGGGTCTATGAAGACCGCGCCCTGGCAGCGCATTGGCGAATCGCCACGGACGTCAAAAAAACGTCCGACGAATACGGCATTCTCTTTGCCAATCTCCTCGCGGCAGCAGGAATTCCTACGCAACGTCTTACCGGCGCCATCGTCTCCAGCGTCGTCCCGGCGTTGACCGAGACTGTCGAGCAGATGCTGGAACAATACTTTTATCAACGCGCCTTGGTGGTCTCCTCGAATACGGACACGGGCCTCACCCTCCGTTACGATAATCCAAAAGAAATCGGCAGCGACCGGCTGGTCAACGCCGCCGCCGCCTATCATAAATATCGCCGCGACCTCATCATCGTCGACTTTGGAACCGCCACCACCTTTTGCGTCATCACTGCAGAAGGCCACTATCTCGGAGGCGTCATCGCCCCCGGCCTTGGCATCTCGGCGGAAGCGCTCTTCACACGCGCCGCCAAACTGGCTAAAGTGGAATTGATCAGGCCCAAGACCGTGATCGGCACCGACACCGCCAGCAGCATTCAATCCGGGCTCTTATTCGGCTATGCCGGATTGGTCGATACCGTCGTCCATCGGATGGAGCAGGAACTTGGGCGTTCGACATACGTCATCGGCACCGGAGGACTCAGTTCCATCCTGGCATCCGAAACTACGACGATTCAAAGAATCGAACCCCTCCTGACATTAGAAGGGCTTGAGCTCCTCTACCGACGAGCCCAGGGTGCTTCCTTGCCTTCTCTGCAGGTCTAA
- the dnaJ gene encoding molecular chaperone DnaJ: MSKRDYYETLGVERTASEDELKKAYRKMARQHHPDLQTGDAQKKTSEEKFKEVNEAYETLSDQEKRKRYDMFGHAGAQQGGGPEGFGGSGFGDAFNDIFEDFFGGQRGGNRAERGNDLQYNLELTFEEAVYGKEAKLKIPRWEVCSDCKGSGAKSAASVKTCPSCKGAGQMRFQQGFFSISRPCGQCEGAGRIITEPCPACQGRQRTYRERTIAVHIPAGIESGMRLRLSNEGEHGVNAGPPGDLYVAITVKPHPVFQRQGHDILCDVHIHVVTAMLGGKIEVPTLKGNTIIKIPAGTQQDKILRLKGLGIPSLKSQNTGDQLFVIKIQIPTKLTARQKELLTEFAKESGMTMEEDGDGFFDKMKTFFE, from the coding sequence GTGTCCAAGCGTGACTACTACGAAACCTTAGGCGTCGAACGAACCGCTTCCGAAGACGAACTCAAGAAGGCCTACCGCAAGATGGCCCGTCAGCATCACCCCGATCTCCAGACGGGTGACGCGCAGAAGAAAACCTCAGAAGAGAAGTTCAAAGAAGTCAACGAGGCCTACGAGACGCTGAGCGACCAAGAAAAACGCAAACGTTATGACATGTTCGGCCATGCCGGGGCACAACAGGGCGGCGGTCCTGAAGGATTTGGCGGAAGCGGATTCGGCGACGCCTTCAACGATATCTTCGAAGATTTCTTCGGCGGCCAGCGAGGCGGCAATCGAGCGGAGCGCGGGAATGACCTCCAGTACAATCTGGAGCTGACCTTCGAAGAAGCCGTCTACGGGAAAGAGGCTAAACTTAAAATCCCCCGTTGGGAAGTCTGCTCAGACTGTAAGGGAAGCGGGGCCAAAAGTGCCGCCTCGGTCAAGACCTGCCCGAGCTGTAAAGGGGCCGGCCAGATGCGGTTCCAGCAAGGCTTCTTCAGCATCAGCCGTCCCTGCGGTCAATGCGAGGGAGCCGGGCGGATCATCACAGAGCCCTGTCCAGCCTGCCAAGGCCGTCAACGCACCTATCGAGAACGCACCATCGCCGTCCATATCCCGGCCGGCATCGAGTCTGGCATGCGCCTACGTCTCTCGAACGAAGGCGAACATGGAGTCAACGCAGGGCCTCCCGGCGACCTCTATGTGGCCATCACCGTCAAGCCACACCCGGTCTTTCAACGCCAAGGGCACGACATCCTCTGCGACGTCCATATCCATGTCGTCACCGCTATGCTCGGAGGAAAGATCGAAGTCCCCACGCTCAAAGGCAATACCATCATCAAGATTCCAGCCGGCACACAGCAGGATAAAATTCTGCGCCTCAAGGGCCTGGGCATTCCCAGCCTCAAGAGCCAAAATACCGGCGACCAGCTTTTTGTCATCAAGATCCAAATCCCCACCAAGCTGACCGCTCGTCAGAAAGAATTACTCACGGAATTTGCCAAAGAGAGCGGCATGACGATGGAAGAAGACGGCGACGGCTTCTTCGACAAGATGAAAACCTTCTTCGAATAG
- a CDS encoding valine--tRNA ligase, which produces MSTPQLDKIYDPKAVEARWYEVWTKQGYFHASPTHPGQPYSIVIPPPNVTGSLHVGHALNHSIQDILVRWRRMQGRNVLWLPGTDHAGIATQNVVEKQLMTEGASRESLGRERFIERVWQWKATSGDTIIRQQKRLGESCDWERLRFTMDEGLSKAVLEVFVRLHQEGLIYRGERLINWCPRCLTALSDIEVEHEDIKGKLYSIEYQLDQDPTIRLTVATTRPETLFGDTAVAVHPEDPRYNRLIGQRVRLPLTNRTIPIVGDAILVDREFGTGAVKITPAHDFNDFEAGERHALPRLPIFDYQALLDRQGLIAAGVEPSVIDAIATLPAIKARAKTEQLLKDRELLTKVDDHKMAIGKCYRCKTVVEPYLSPQWFVKVKPLAEPAIQAVVDGRIRLLPEGWTNNYLGWMREIKDWCISRQIWWGHQIPAWYCRACNKDLIVEGAAATTSATLAPRLTILQGATPIVGKSAPSACPTCGGLEFIRDPDVLDTWFSSALWPFSTLGWPEQTVELKTYYPTSTLVTGLDILFFWVARMIMMGLKFMGDVPFRDVYIHALVRDAEGQKMSKSKGNVIDPLHVMEQFGTDALRFTLAAMASPGRDIKLAEERIEGYRNFANKIWNAARFSLMNLDGPRTANSPTERTFPDRWILSRLNQTIQLVTSELEAYRFDRAANALYQFIWHEYCDWYLELIKPTLQNPASPDAPGTRQTLVDTLETTMRLLHPFMPFLTEEIWQTLPHQGESIVVQQYPTSEATWIAPEMDRRFTLLEQTIGLVRSSRMLLNYPPGQQITFYVAHDEPTRQGQLDQLRSYLAHLGRGTVDLTPTTTWPTDNLLRLITEGLSVGIVVAGDVDLNKALDRLLKQQSEQTKEMDRLEGKLRNQEFTAKAPPDVITDHQDRLASLRRDQTMLANSEQQLRAMLGT; this is translated from the coding sequence ATGAGCACCCCCCAACTCGACAAAATTTATGATCCCAAGGCGGTCGAAGCGCGCTGGTATGAGGTCTGGACCAAACAAGGCTATTTCCACGCCTCGCCGACCCATCCAGGACAGCCGTACTCCATCGTCATTCCACCACCCAATGTCACCGGCTCACTCCACGTCGGCCATGCCCTGAATCACTCCATCCAAGACATCCTGGTACGCTGGCGACGGATGCAGGGCCGTAATGTGCTCTGGCTACCCGGCACCGACCATGCCGGCATTGCCACGCAAAACGTCGTGGAAAAGCAACTCATGACCGAAGGCGCTTCGCGGGAATCTCTGGGACGGGAACGTTTCATCGAGCGCGTCTGGCAATGGAAAGCCACCTCCGGAGATACCATTATCCGTCAACAAAAACGGCTGGGTGAGTCCTGCGACTGGGAGCGCCTTCGTTTTACGATGGACGAAGGACTCTCGAAGGCCGTGCTCGAAGTATTCGTCCGGTTGCATCAGGAGGGACTGATCTATCGGGGAGAACGGCTGATCAACTGGTGCCCTCGCTGCCTGACCGCCCTCTCCGACATCGAAGTCGAGCACGAAGATATCAAAGGCAAACTGTACTCGATTGAATACCAACTGGACCAGGATCCGACGATTCGTCTCACCGTCGCCACGACCAGACCTGAAACCCTGTTTGGCGACACTGCCGTGGCCGTGCATCCTGAAGATCCCCGGTACAATCGCCTGATCGGGCAACGAGTCAGGCTCCCCCTCACCAATCGCACGATTCCCATCGTCGGCGATGCGATCCTCGTCGACCGCGAGTTCGGCACCGGGGCAGTAAAGATTACGCCGGCACACGACTTCAACGACTTTGAAGCGGGCGAACGGCATGCATTGCCGAGACTTCCCATCTTCGACTATCAGGCCTTGCTCGATCGACAAGGGCTGATCGCTGCCGGAGTCGAACCGAGCGTCATCGACGCCATCGCAACTCTTCCCGCCATTAAAGCCCGGGCCAAGACTGAGCAACTGCTGAAAGACCGTGAACTTCTCACGAAAGTCGACGACCACAAGATGGCCATTGGAAAATGTTACCGCTGCAAGACGGTGGTCGAGCCGTACCTGTCGCCGCAATGGTTCGTAAAGGTCAAACCGCTCGCCGAGCCGGCCATCCAGGCCGTGGTGGACGGCCGCATTCGCCTCCTCCCGGAAGGCTGGACGAACAACTACCTCGGCTGGATGAGGGAGATCAAAGACTGGTGCATCTCTCGCCAGATCTGGTGGGGACACCAGATCCCCGCCTGGTATTGTCGGGCATGCAACAAGGACTTAATCGTTGAAGGAGCTGCTGCGACAACTTCAGCCACGCTTGCCCCACGACTGACGATCCTTCAAGGCGCCACACCGATTGTCGGAAAATCTGCTCCCTCGGCCTGCCCGACATGTGGAGGCCTTGAGTTCATCCGCGACCCCGACGTCCTCGACACCTGGTTCTCATCGGCCCTCTGGCCCTTCTCGACCCTGGGATGGCCCGAACAAACGGTGGAGCTCAAAACCTACTACCCGACCTCAACGCTCGTAACCGGACTCGACATACTCTTCTTCTGGGTCGCCCGCATGATCATGATGGGTCTGAAATTCATGGGCGATGTGCCCTTCCGGGATGTCTATATCCATGCGCTCGTGCGAGATGCCGAAGGGCAGAAGATGAGCAAGTCGAAAGGCAATGTGATCGATCCACTCCATGTGATGGAGCAATTCGGCACCGACGCGCTCCGCTTCACTCTGGCCGCAATGGCCTCGCCTGGTCGCGACATCAAGCTGGCAGAAGAACGCATTGAAGGCTATCGCAACTTTGCCAACAAGATCTGGAATGCCGCTCGTTTCAGCCTCATGAATCTGGATGGACCACGAACGGCTAACTCACCGACAGAACGTACCTTCCCCGACCGCTGGATTTTGAGTCGCCTCAATCAGACGATCCAGCTTGTGACATCAGAGTTAGAAGCCTATCGGTTCGATCGCGCGGCCAATGCGCTGTACCAATTCATCTGGCACGAGTACTGCGACTGGTACCTCGAACTGATCAAACCGACATTGCAAAACCCGGCGAGCCCAGACGCCCCAGGGACCAGACAAACACTCGTCGACACGCTCGAAACCACGATGAGGCTCCTGCACCCGTTCATGCCCTTTCTGACGGAAGAGATTTGGCAGACGCTTCCACACCAGGGTGAGAGCATCGTCGTTCAGCAGTACCCCACCTCGGAAGCGACCTGGATTGCGCCGGAAATGGATCGCCGGTTTACGTTGCTCGAACAGACCATCGGTCTGGTCCGCTCGTCCCGCATGCTCTTGAACTATCCACCGGGACAACAGATTACGTTCTATGTCGCGCACGACGAACCGACGCGTCAGGGACAGCTGGATCAACTCCGGAGCTACCTCGCCCATCTCGGCCGCGGCACGGTCGATCTGACACCGACCACGACCTGGCCGACCGACAATCTGCTCCGGCTCATCACCGAGGGCTTATCCGTCGGCATCGTGGTGGCAGGCGACGTGGATCTCAACAAAGCGCTGGACCGTCTGCTCAAGCAACAATCAGAGCAGACGAAGGAGATGGATCGCCTGGAAGGAAAACTGCGCAATCAGGAATTTACCGCCAAGGCTCCACCGGACGTGATTACCGATCACCAGGATCGCCTGGCAAGCCTGCGCCGGGATCAAACCATGCTCGCCAACAGCGAGCAGCAGTTGCGTGCCATGCTGGGAACCTAA
- the grpE gene encoding nucleotide exchange factor GrpE, giving the protein MAEEQQNTNTIDDFDPFSEGTASTAEKPISVAELQQALTAKTEEAKGLNDKYLRLAAEFDNYKRLTQRDQRDQIRFGHESLLKELLPVVDNLERAIKASREGGSSDVLIQGVELTLKQLTGALTRFHVSPIETIGKPFDPATHQSVTSVASEKVPEHHVVDEFQRGYLLHDRILRAAMVSISTGRTDS; this is encoded by the coding sequence ATGGCTGAAGAACAGCAGAACACGAATACAATCGACGACTTCGATCCTTTCTCGGAGGGCACCGCCTCCACCGCGGAGAAACCCATCTCAGTCGCAGAGCTCCAGCAGGCGCTCACGGCGAAGACGGAAGAAGCGAAGGGATTGAATGACAAGTATCTTCGGCTCGCAGCCGAGTTCGACAACTATAAGCGGTTGACCCAGCGGGACCAGCGGGACCAGATCCGATTCGGCCATGAGTCCTTGCTCAAGGAACTCTTACCGGTTGTCGATAATCTGGAACGGGCCATCAAGGCCTCACGAGAGGGGGGCAGTAGTGATGTCCTCATCCAAGGCGTGGAGCTCACGCTCAAGCAGCTAACGGGGGCCTTGACGAGATTTCATGTCTCGCCCATTGAGACGATCGGCAAGCCGTTCGATCCCGCCACGCATCAGTCCGTGACCTCCGTCGCGTCCGAGAAAGTTCCGGAGCACCATGTGGTGGACGAGTTTCAGCGGGGCTACCTCCTGCATGACCGTATTTTACGAGCGGCCATGGTGAGTATCTCAACGGGACGAACCGACAGCTAA